A window of Thermus antranikianii DSM 12462 contains these coding sequences:
- a CDS encoding ABC transporter ATP-binding protein: MLKLENITKRFGSVVANRRITLEVARGEVLALLGENGAGKTTLVSILYGLYAPDEGRILLEGQEVRIPSPKAAQRLGIALVPQHPELIEAHTVAENLALGLDLPLAFSRRALVRRLAALLEGHPLGVDLEAPVARLSAGEKQRVELLRALLNRPRVLVLDEPTSVLTPKEAEGLFQEIRRLKALGLAVIFISHKLEEVLAIADRIAVLRAGEKVGEVWRQEADKDLLVRLMVGRSLAPPPKVPPPREEVVLEVEDLLVPRHGFPVQGVSFTLRAGEVLGIAGVAGSGQAELVQALAGLRPHQGRIRFLGKPWPRDPMGLFRQGVAHIPEERSMGVVGGMSVAENLALRTYPRFVRRGLLDYRAMEMEAEGLIQRYGIRTPSPRTPVRFLSGGNVQKVILARELWGGPRLLLAMHPTYGLDVGATEEVHGRILELVQGGAAVLLVSEDLDEILALSHRVAALYHGRFVGPVPREEADRERLGRMMTEGRV; the protein is encoded by the coding sequence ATGCTGAAACTGGAGAACATCACCAAGCGCTTTGGTTCCGTGGTGGCCAACCGCCGGATCACCCTCGAGGTGGCCCGGGGGGAGGTCCTGGCCCTTCTGGGGGAAAACGGGGCGGGGAAGACCACCTTGGTGAGCATCCTCTACGGCCTTTATGCCCCGGATGAGGGGAGGATCCTCCTGGAGGGTCAAGAGGTGCGGATCCCGTCCCCCAAGGCCGCCCAGCGGCTGGGCATCGCCTTGGTGCCCCAGCACCCTGAGCTCATCGAGGCCCACACCGTGGCCGAGAACCTGGCTTTAGGCCTAGACCTGCCCCTGGCTTTCTCCCGCCGGGCTCTGGTGCGGCGGCTTGCGGCGCTTTTGGAGGGGCATCCTTTGGGCGTGGACCTCGAGGCGCCCGTGGCCCGCCTTTCCGCAGGGGAGAAGCAAAGGGTGGAGCTCCTTCGCGCCCTCCTTAACCGCCCCCGGGTGCTCGTCCTGGACGAGCCCACCAGCGTCCTTACCCCCAAGGAGGCGGAGGGGCTCTTCCAGGAGATCCGCCGCCTCAAGGCCTTGGGCCTGGCGGTGATCTTCATCAGCCACAAGCTGGAGGAGGTCCTGGCCATCGCCGACCGGATTGCCGTGCTTAGGGCGGGGGAGAAGGTGGGGGAGGTTTGGCGGCAGGAGGCGGACAAGGACCTCCTGGTGCGCCTCATGGTGGGCCGGAGCCTGGCCCCGCCCCCCAAGGTGCCCCCGCCCCGGGAGGAAGTGGTCCTCGAGGTGGAGGACCTTCTGGTGCCCCGACACGGTTTTCCCGTCCAGGGGGTTTCCTTCACCTTGCGGGCAGGGGAGGTGCTGGGGATCGCGGGGGTGGCGGGAAGCGGGCAGGCGGAACTCGTGCAGGCCTTGGCGGGTCTCAGGCCCCACCAGGGCCGGATTCGGTTCCTTGGCAAGCCCTGGCCCCGGGATCCCATGGGCCTCTTCCGCCAGGGGGTGGCCCATATTCCCGAGGAGCGGAGCATGGGGGTGGTGGGGGGTATGAGCGTGGCCGAGAACCTGGCCCTTAGAACCTACCCTCGCTTTGTTCGCAGGGGCTTGCTGGATTACCGGGCCATGGAAATGGAGGCGGAGGGCTTGATCCAGCGCTACGGCATCCGCACCCCCTCCCCCCGCACCCCGGTGCGGTTCCTCTCGGGAGGAAACGTGCAGAAGGTGATCCTGGCCCGGGAGCTTTGGGGGGGGCCTCGCCTTCTCTTGGCCATGCACCCCACTTACGGGCTGGACGTGGGGGCCACCGAGGAGGTTCACGGGCGTATCCTGGAGCTTGTGCAAGGCGGTGCGGCCGTGCTTTTGGTCAGCGAGGATCTGGACGAGATCCTGGCCCTCTCCCATAGGGTGGCGGCCCTGTACCACGGGCGCTTCGTGGGGCCTGTTCCCCGGGAGGAGGCGGACCGGGAGCGGCTGGGGCGGATGATGACGGAGGGGCGGGTATGA
- a CDS encoding ABC transporter permease — protein MRWELDPSPSPWKVFLAYSLFVALALLLLGLLFRLYGVSPLKAYGLLLSPLGDSLGLAEVGRRTIPLLLIGAGLALAFRVGFFNIGAEGQLLMGAVGGTYVALFLPPGPWTLPLMFLLGGGLGAVWSGLAAWLRVRFGANEILTTLMQNYLVYYLVVYLVAGPWKGQMVFGFLYTDRFPPEAQLPRLGDTLVHWPTLLLGIAAALGLQLLLFRTPLGFEWRVLGENPEAARYLGLKGGRLILLAALLSGFLAGLAGVGEVAGIHLRLLEPAQISLGYGFTAILVAWLARGRPLWALFTAPLLGLILAGGDALKLALSMPFRVVDVVAGLLLLSLIGAEALSQRRLVWRR, from the coding sequence ATGAGGTGGGAGCTGGATCCTAGCCCAAGCCCCTGGAAGGTGTTCTTGGCCTATAGCCTGTTCGTGGCCCTGGCCTTGTTGCTTTTAGGCCTTCTTTTCCGCCTCTATGGGGTATCCCCGCTAAAGGCCTACGGGCTTCTCCTCTCCCCCCTGGGGGATTCCTTGGGCCTGGCCGAGGTGGGGCGGCGCACCATCCCCCTCCTCCTCATCGGGGCAGGCTTGGCCCTGGCCTTTAGGGTAGGGTTTTTCAACATCGGGGCGGAGGGGCAGCTTCTCATGGGAGCGGTGGGAGGAACCTACGTGGCCCTTTTCCTGCCTCCTGGACCCTGGACCCTGCCCCTCATGTTCCTTTTGGGGGGTGGTCTGGGGGCGGTTTGGAGTGGGCTTGCCGCCTGGCTTCGGGTGCGCTTTGGGGCCAACGAGATCCTAACCACCCTCATGCAGAACTACCTGGTCTACTACCTGGTGGTCTACCTGGTGGCGGGACCCTGGAAGGGGCAGATGGTCTTCGGCTTCCTCTACACGGATCGGTTTCCCCCGGAGGCCCAGCTTCCCCGCCTGGGGGATACCCTGGTGCACTGGCCCACCCTGCTTCTTGGGATTGCGGCGGCCTTGGGGCTTCAGCTCCTGCTCTTCCGTACCCCCTTGGGCTTTGAATGGCGCGTCCTGGGGGAAAACCCGGAGGCCGCCCGGTACCTGGGCCTTAAGGGGGGCAGGCTGATCCTCTTGGCGGCGCTTCTTTCCGGTTTCCTTGCGGGCCTGGCGGGGGTGGGGGAGGTGGCGGGCATCCACCTGAGGCTTTTGGAGCCCGCCCAGATCTCCCTGGGGTACGGCTTCACCGCCATCCTGGTGGCCTGGCTGGCCCGGGGAAGGCCCCTTTGGGCGCTCTTTACCGCCCCCCTTCTCGGCCTCATCCTGGCCGGGGGGGATGCCTTGAAGCTCGCCCTTTCCATGCCCTTTCGGGTGGTGGACGTGGTGGCGGGGCTTTTGCTCCTTAGCCTCATCGGGGCCGAGGCCTTGAGCCAACGTCGCTTGGTCTGGAGGCGCTGA
- a CDS encoding ABC transporter permease, with product MEEALVRAVLFGTPMLLASLGALLSERGGVVNLGVEGMMALSALAAFAAALEAGPVWGVLCGVGVGSLLGLFLGVFAVFLRANQFVAGLALAALGLGASGFLGKRYEGTPLPDPLPEGVLAGLALILALGLHLLLSRTRYGLYLRSVGENPKAADLFGVSVDGVRYLALALGGGMIGLAGAYLSLAYRPSWTDGMTSGLGWVAIALVILAGWQPLRAVLGAYFFGLLFFLQFRLQGSVPIPSEAFAAMPYLLVILVLALSGRARAPKALGQPFDRGR from the coding sequence ATGGAAGAGGCTCTGGTGCGCGCGGTGCTTTTCGGAACGCCCATGCTCTTGGCCTCCCTGGGGGCCCTTCTTTCCGAGCGGGGAGGGGTGGTGAACCTGGGGGTGGAGGGCATGATGGCGCTTTCCGCCCTGGCCGCCTTTGCCGCGGCCCTCGAGGCCGGGCCGGTTTGGGGGGTTCTTTGCGGGGTTGGGGTGGGCTCCTTGCTGGGCCTTTTCCTGGGCGTCTTCGCCGTGTTTCTCCGGGCCAACCAGTTCGTGGCGGGGCTTGCCCTGGCCGCCTTGGGCCTTGGGGCCTCGGGGTTTTTGGGGAAGCGGTACGAGGGAACCCCCTTGCCCGACCCCCTGCCGGAAGGGGTGTTGGCCGGGCTGGCTTTGATCCTGGCCCTGGGCCTCCACCTCCTCCTTTCCCGCACCCGGTATGGCCTTTACCTGAGGAGCGTGGGGGAGAACCCAAAGGCGGCGGACCTCTTCGGGGTGAGCGTGGATGGGGTGCGGTACCTGGCCTTGGCCCTGGGGGGCGGGATGATCGGCCTGGCTGGGGCCTACCTTTCCCTGGCCTACCGCCCCTCCTGGACGGACGGCATGACCTCGGGGCTGGGCTGGGTGGCCATCGCCCTGGTGATCCTGGCGGGCTGGCAGCCTTTAAGGGCCGTGCTGGGGGCTTACTTTTTTGGCCTCCTGTTCTTCCTGCAGTTCCGTTTGCAGGGCAGTGTACCTATACCGTCGGAGGCCTTTGCCGCCATGCCCTACCTTTTGGTTATCTTGGTCCTGGCCCTCTCGGGCCGCGCCCGGGCCCCCAAGGCCCTGGGCCAGCCCTTTGACCGGGGGAGGTGA